A genome region from Stenotrophomonas maltophilia includes the following:
- a CDS encoding VOC family protein: MSTPQPQMIFVNLPVQDLEKSKAFFTALGYSFNPTYTNDDAAGMVISESIYVMLLTQPFFQQFTNKPIADAHTHTEVINALSAPSRKAVDELVDNALAAGASEPQPARDLGFMYQRGFQDLDGHLWEIAHMEGEPG, from the coding sequence ATGAGTACACCGCAACCGCAGATGATCTTCGTCAACCTGCCAGTGCAGGACTTGGAGAAGTCGAAGGCGTTCTTCACCGCGTTGGGATACAGCTTCAATCCAACCTACACCAATGACGATGCGGCCGGCATGGTCATCAGCGAGAGCATCTACGTGATGCTGCTGACCCAACCTTTTTTCCAGCAGTTCACCAACAAGCCGATTGCCGATGCGCACACCCACACGGAAGTGATCAATGCGCTCTCGGCACCCAGTCGCAAGGCCGTTGACGAGTTGGTGGACAATGCACTGGCCGCCGGCGCCAGCGAGCCGCAGCCGGCGCGCGACCTGGGCTTCATGTACCAGCGCGGCTTCCAGGATCTGGACGGCCATCTCTGGGAAATCGCACACATGGAAGGCGAGCCGGGCTGA
- a CDS encoding YciI family protein translates to MKVMVIVKANADSEAGRMPSEQELSEMGAFNEQLVAAGIMLAGEGLHATQRGRRIHFGNGAPRVEAGPFGPASEQIAGFWLWDVRSLEEAVEWASRAPFGSGGTLELRPLITAEDFGEAFTPGLQQQEQRLRAQLEG, encoded by the coding sequence ATGAAAGTAATGGTGATCGTGAAGGCCAACGCCGACTCCGAAGCCGGCCGCATGCCCAGCGAACAGGAACTGTCCGAAATGGGCGCCTTCAACGAACAACTCGTGGCCGCCGGCATCATGCTGGCCGGGGAAGGCCTGCACGCCACCCAGCGCGGTCGCCGCATTCATTTCGGCAACGGCGCACCCAGGGTCGAGGCTGGCCCGTTCGGCCCCGCCAGCGAGCAGATCGCCGGATTCTGGCTGTGGGACGTGCGCTCGCTGGAGGAGGCCGTCGAGTGGGCCAGCCGCGCGCCGTTCGGTAGCGGGGGCACGCTGGAACTGCGCCCCCTGATCACCGCCGAAGACTTCGGTGAAGCCTTCACCCCCGGCTTACAGCAGCAGGAACAGCGTCTGCGTGCACAGCTGGAAGGTTGA
- a CDS encoding VOC family protein, which produces MKLIPFLGFSGQAHDAMAFYAKALGGQVTSEMKYRDMPPSDGSPGCNEMPSETLDHVAHSQLEIGNAILMAADGPGGGEGSSTTINVDVDSIEEAERVFAALAEGGQVQMPIAETFWAHRWGMLIDRYGKPWMVNCMKQP; this is translated from the coding sequence ATGAAACTGATTCCCTTCCTCGGCTTCAGCGGCCAGGCCCACGATGCGATGGCGTTCTACGCCAAGGCACTCGGCGGCCAGGTCACGTCGGAAATGAAGTACCGCGACATGCCGCCCTCCGATGGTTCGCCGGGCTGCAACGAGATGCCGTCGGAAACCCTCGACCACGTCGCGCACAGCCAGCTGGAGATCGGCAACGCCATCCTGATGGCCGCCGATGGCCCCGGCGGTGGCGAGGGGAGCTCGACCACCATCAATGTCGATGTCGACAGCATCGAGGAAGCCGAGCGCGTGTTCGCCGCGCTGGCCGAAGGCGGCCAGGTGCAGATGCCGATCGCCGAAACGTTCTGGGCGCACCGCTGGGGCATGTTGATCGATCGCTACGGCAAGCCGTGGATGGTCAACTGCATGAAACAGCCCTGA
- a CDS encoding DUF1428 domain-containing protein: MAYVDAYVLPCPQDKVAAYRRLARKAGAVWKDHGALQYMECVADDVEPGKSTSFPRAVKARPGETVIVAFVVFRSRAARDRINARVMADPRLASLGPKDMPFDTRRMFWGGFKPIVEA; this comes from the coding sequence ATGGCTTACGTGGATGCTTACGTGCTGCCGTGCCCGCAGGACAAGGTGGCGGCTTACCGCCGCCTTGCCCGCAAGGCCGGCGCGGTGTGGAAGGACCATGGCGCGCTGCAGTACATGGAGTGCGTGGCTGACGACGTGGAACCGGGCAAGAGCACCTCGTTCCCGCGCGCGGTGAAGGCCAGGCCCGGTGAAACAGTGATCGTCGCCTTCGTGGTGTTCCGCTCGCGTGCGGCACGCGACCGCATCAATGCCAGGGTGATGGCCGACCCACGGTTGGCGTCGCTGGGCCCGAAGGACATGCCGTTCGATACCAGGCGCATGTTCTGGGGCGGCTTCAAGCCGATTGTGGAAGCGTGA
- a CDS encoding RNA polymerase sigma factor: MLDPALTQRLETLWRMESPVLIARLARLLGGDVGRAEELAQDTWLAALERWPEQGIPDNPGAWLMTTARNRAIDVLRQHQRVAQQHAQWGEELHPAPLPAPDDSQALEDDLGDDLLRLMFVACHPVLPADARVALTLRLLGGLTTTEIARGFLQPEPTIAQRIVRAKRTLAQKQVPYEVPRAEAMPERLASVLEAIYLVFNEGYAASAGDDWMRPALCEEALRLARILAHRLPVPPVLGLLALMELQASRAAARTDAQGAPVLLDQQNRARWDWLQIERGQQVLARALAAGGDDDPYVLQARIAACHAAARRAEATDWPRIASLYTQLLQVMPSPVVALNRVVAVLRSEGAFAAWVQLQPLLVDARLGDYAPLQVVRGEVLQALGRDLDARHAFAEAARLSQNQAERGLLRQRAGLPAQE; the protein is encoded by the coding sequence ATGCTCGATCCCGCACTGACGCAGCGTCTGGAGACCCTCTGGCGGATGGAGTCGCCGGTGTTGATCGCGCGCCTGGCGCGGCTGCTCGGGGGCGATGTCGGCCGTGCCGAGGAGCTTGCCCAGGACACCTGGCTGGCCGCGCTGGAGCGCTGGCCGGAGCAGGGCATCCCGGACAATCCCGGAGCCTGGCTGATGACCACTGCGCGCAACCGTGCCATCGATGTGCTGCGCCAGCACCAGCGCGTGGCGCAGCAGCATGCGCAATGGGGCGAGGAACTGCATCCGGCACCCCTGCCAGCGCCGGATGACAGCCAGGCGCTGGAAGATGACCTGGGTGACGACCTGCTGCGCCTGATGTTCGTGGCCTGCCACCCGGTGCTGCCGGCCGATGCGCGCGTGGCACTGACCCTGCGCCTGCTCGGTGGCCTGACCACCACCGAGATCGCGCGCGGCTTCCTGCAGCCCGAGCCGACCATCGCCCAGCGCATCGTGCGTGCCAAGCGCACCCTGGCGCAGAAGCAGGTGCCCTATGAAGTGCCGCGCGCGGAAGCGATGCCCGAGCGGCTGGCTTCAGTGCTGGAGGCGATCTACCTGGTCTTCAATGAAGGCTATGCGGCCAGCGCCGGCGATGACTGGATGCGACCGGCGTTGTGCGAGGAAGCGCTGCGGCTGGCGCGCATCCTGGCACATCGGCTGCCGGTGCCGCCGGTTCTGGGCCTGCTGGCGCTGATGGAACTGCAGGCATCGCGCGCTGCGGCACGGACCGACGCGCAGGGCGCGCCGGTGCTGCTGGACCAGCAGAACCGAGCCCGTTGGGACTGGTTGCAGATCGAGCGCGGGCAGCAGGTGCTGGCGCGCGCGCTGGCGGCCGGTGGCGACGACGATCCCTACGTGCTGCAAGCGCGCATTGCCGCCTGCCATGCGGCTGCGCGTCGGGCTGAAGCCACCGACTGGCCGCGTATCGCTTCGCTCTATACCCAGTTGCTGCAGGTGATGCCTTCGCCGGTTGTCGCATTGAACCGGGTCGTGGCGGTGCTGCGCAGCGAGGGCGCGTTCGCTGCATGGGTACAACTGCAGCCGCTGCTGGTTGATGCACGCCTGGGCGACTATGCCCCTTTGCAGGTAGTGCGCGGGGAGGTACTACAGGCGCTGGGGCGTGACCTCGATGCACGTCACGCTTTTGCCGAAGCCGCCAGACTCAGCCAGAACCAGGCGGAGCGGGGCCTGCTGCGGCAACGGGCCGGGCTGCCAGCCCAGGAGTGA
- a CDS encoding gluconolaconase: protein MARWQWMAAGVALATVVALAATWWETPLHTLAEPASPVPTPLAWTAQIEPLAGDGHPGDRDGASAQARFADPYALLRSADGSIYFTDAGDNNRIRRRLPDGRVETVAGQGEGRVDGPALQASFNTPSGIAADAQGNLYVADTGNHAIRRIGTDGQVSTLAGGEQGYADGVAAQARFDAPMGIAVDAQGQVYVADTYNDRIRVIGTDGTVRTLAGGERPGMADGTGAAARFDTPVALAFDAQGALLVADLFNNAVRRVGADGTVSTVVGGGGVINGPLSLATTHDGVLYVGDMDGRIVQVTPQGHQIALVGNGRLPRLARPSGLAMDADGSVLVADATAYRLHRLRPLPVGELPAPAPALVGPAADAALPDTGGRWPLAPQQGWHEVVGTLGEVRGNFKGESRHHLHGGFDVRGDVGQTVLAIADGKISSPMAAWSLGEQAEGLAVDRLKYIHMRVGRTPRNEPFDARWQALYDEQGRLERMRVRRGMRIHVGDRLGSINNQAHVHLAVGTGGFETNAVALGFHNYADHFAPRITDVALLDDNDQPMAAGSEGVVMVARQGRGVQIVVEAWDQVDNNLSRRRLGMYQVGYQILDASGRALQGYEQPRWNIVFNRMPPQKEAVRVAYAPDSGITVHGSAVTRFRYLATNTVRDGLMETGRWQPAALPPGEYIVRASVRDYSGNEGVGPREIRVRLLP, encoded by the coding sequence ATGGCACGGTGGCAATGGATGGCGGCAGGCGTAGCGTTGGCGACGGTAGTGGCATTGGCCGCAACCTGGTGGGAGACACCGCTGCATACGCTGGCTGAACCGGCGAGTCCGGTTCCAACGCCGTTGGCGTGGACCGCGCAGATCGAACCGCTGGCCGGCGATGGCCACCCGGGCGACCGCGATGGCGCGTCCGCGCAGGCACGCTTTGCCGATCCGTACGCGTTGCTGCGCAGTGCCGATGGCAGCATCTACTTCACCGATGCCGGTGACAACAACCGGATCCGCCGCCGCCTGCCCGATGGCCGCGTCGAAACCGTAGCGGGGCAGGGCGAGGGACGCGTTGATGGCCCGGCGTTGCAGGCCAGCTTCAATACACCTTCGGGCATCGCGGCCGATGCGCAGGGCAACCTGTACGTGGCCGACACCGGCAACCATGCGATCCGCCGCATCGGCACCGATGGCCAGGTCAGCACGCTGGCCGGTGGTGAACAGGGCTATGCCGATGGAGTGGCCGCGCAGGCACGCTTCGATGCACCGATGGGCATCGCGGTGGACGCGCAGGGCCAGGTCTACGTGGCCGATACCTACAACGACCGTATCCGGGTGATCGGTACCGACGGCACGGTGCGCACCCTGGCCGGTGGCGAGCGCCCGGGAATGGCCGATGGCACCGGCGCCGCTGCGCGCTTCGATACGCCGGTGGCGTTGGCCTTCGATGCGCAGGGCGCGCTGCTGGTGGCCGACCTGTTCAACAATGCGGTGCGCCGCGTCGGTGCCGATGGCACGGTCAGCACCGTGGTGGGTGGTGGTGGCGTGATCAACGGGCCGCTGTCGTTGGCCACCACCCACGATGGCGTGCTGTACGTGGGCGACATGGATGGCCGCATCGTGCAGGTGACGCCGCAGGGCCATCAGATCGCGCTGGTCGGCAACGGTCGACTGCCACGCCTGGCCCGCCCCAGTGGGCTGGCGATGGACGCCGACGGCAGCGTGCTGGTGGCCGACGCGACGGCCTATCGCCTGCACCGCCTGCGCCCGCTACCGGTGGGGGAACTGCCGGCGCCGGCGCCGGCGCTGGTCGGCCCGGCCGCCGATGCCGCGCTGCCCGATACCGGCGGACGCTGGCCGCTGGCGCCGCAGCAGGGCTGGCACGAAGTGGTCGGCACGCTCGGCGAAGTGCGCGGAAACTTCAAGGGCGAGAGTCGCCATCACCTGCACGGGGGCTTCGACGTGCGCGGTGATGTGGGCCAGACCGTGCTGGCGATCGCCGATGGCAAGATCAGCAGCCCGATGGCGGCCTGGAGTCTGGGTGAACAGGCCGAGGGCCTGGCGGTGGACCGCCTCAAGTACATCCACATGCGGGTGGGCCGCACCCCACGCAATGAACCGTTCGATGCGCGCTGGCAGGCGCTGTACGACGAACAGGGCAGGCTGGAGCGGATGCGCGTGCGGCGTGGTATGCGCATCCACGTCGGTGACCGCCTGGGCAGCATCAACAACCAGGCGCACGTGCACCTGGCCGTCGGCACCGGAGGTTTCGAGACCAATGCCGTGGCACTGGGCTTCCACAACTACGCCGACCACTTCGCACCGCGCATCACCGATGTGGCGCTGCTGGACGACAACGACCAGCCAATGGCCGCAGGCAGCGAAGGCGTGGTGATGGTGGCGCGCCAGGGACGCGGTGTGCAGATCGTGGTGGAGGCCTGGGACCAGGTCGACAACAACCTGTCGCGCCGCCGCCTGGGCATGTACCAGGTGGGCTACCAGATCCTGGATGCCAGTGGCCGGGCGCTGCAGGGCTACGAACAGCCACGCTGGAACATCGTGTTCAACCGCATGCCGCCGCAGAAGGAAGCGGTGCGGGTGGCCTATGCCCCCGACAGCGGCATCACCGTGCACGGCAGTGCGGTGACCCGTTTCCGTTACCTGGCCACCAACACCGTGCGTGACGGCCTGATGGAAACCGGGCGCTGGCAGCCGGCGGCGCTGCCGCCGGGCGAGTACATCGTGCGCGCCAGCGTGCGCGACTACAGCGGCAACGAAGGCGTAGGCCCGCGCGAGATCAGGGTACGGCTGCTGCCATAG
- a CDS encoding YciI family protein translates to MQQYLLLIYIEPALLQALPTEEFNALMRDCLAHADKLQAEGTLLVAQKLQPVDTAQTLRVRDGHSRVLDGPFAETRELLAGFNLIVARDRDEAMRIARDFPWARFGSIEVRPLEDMDAERERCGAPAAAMAAAVP, encoded by the coding sequence ATGCAGCAGTACCTGCTTCTGATCTATATCGAGCCTGCCCTGCTGCAGGCCCTGCCCACCGAAGAATTCAACGCGCTGATGCGCGACTGCCTGGCGCACGCCGACAAGCTGCAGGCCGAGGGCACGCTGCTGGTAGCGCAGAAACTGCAGCCGGTCGATACCGCACAGACCCTGCGCGTGCGCGATGGCCACAGCCGTGTACTGGATGGCCCGTTCGCCGAAACCCGCGAACTGCTGGCAGGCTTCAACCTGATCGTCGCCCGCGACCGCGACGAAGCCATGCGCATCGCCCGCGACTTCCCATGGGCACGCTTCGGCAGCATCGAAGTGCGGCCGCTGGAAGACATGGACGCCGAGCGCGAACGCTGCGGCGCCCCGGCTGCCGCTATGGCAGCAGCCGTACCCTGA